Proteins encoded in a region of the candidate division KSB1 bacterium genome:
- a CDS encoding HPr family phosphocarrier protein: protein MIVKRFTIKNQLGLHARPAALFVKTAGKFKSQVYVSKNEDGREVNGKSIMGVMMLAAGMGSTITVRVDGVDEQEAMAALEELITVRTFDEQ, encoded by the coding sequence ATGATCGTCAAGCGCTTCACAATCAAGAATCAGTTGGGCCTGCACGCCCGGCCGGCTGCTCTTTTCGTCAAAACAGCGGGCAAGTTCAAGTCCCAGGTCTATGTGTCGAAGAACGAAGATGGCCGCGAGGTGAACGGCAAGAGCATCATGGGTGTGATGATGCTGGCGGCCGGGATGGGGAGTACCATCACCGTGCGCGTCGACGGGGTTGACGAACAGGAGGCCATGGCGGCGTTGGAGGAACTCATCACAGTGCGCACGTTTGATGAACAATAA